The sequence below is a genomic window from Budorcas taxicolor isolate Tak-1 chromosome 4, Takin1.1, whole genome shotgun sequence.
taaacagcacagagagttttggagtattttgagagtcttaattagcatagggctttttcttcttgttgagtcaatgattgccgccaggcctccatatccttaggcacctgggaatatattaatcaatgtctTTGGACTATAGAAagggaaatatagtagtttttaaggttagcaatactagactttctgagttaatgaattttctcttttgtaatagatcactgtactttgttataaatcactgtgtccttgctatgtaaaaatgtaactttatcactatcttaagactaaatagatcttaaagggaacattggtgaaaggattttcattggttgggctgatgtttgctgctaaatctccatgttccctgcccttacaatgaatataactaacatataggagaaataagtattaacctttaagcatataggagaaataagtattaacctttaagattaatcatgttaaccttgggttaaataaattcctttcttgattgtaactcactacaccctcaccctataggaatgtaactttatttggagggtggtgcctggtttaagaaaaaacacccttggaaaaaataagtttttgatTATCaggaagaaaggatcataaaatccctaagaccttcttatgtgaagcacctgattttgataaaagtcaggattgctgacccccgcgtgactctgtattcatccctatatgtaacaaaaggtatataagcaaaccccaaaataaagaaatcagatcggtttccagaaagactgattcccccatgtcatttctttcttgctccctgtttttctggctgaattcccatctggagcatggatgctattccacgtaatccaagttattcagcctctttttctccactaatcttcctactacactatccgtttctaatctctctgtatatctgtaattaaatatgtatttttccaaggacgccgatgccgtccccaccttcgaattccccggatccaccggggctggaccctggcatcaTAGCTTTGGATACATAcagctttgctggcaaagtgatgtctctgctttttaatactctgtctaggtttgtcataacttcccttccaagaaacaagtatcttttaatttcaagactgcagtcaccattcacagtgattttggagtccaagaaaataaaatctgttactgtttcatctatttgccatcaagtgatgggactggatgccataatatTTGTCGTtcgaatgttgaatttcaagccaactttttcactttcctctttcaccctcatcaaaagactttttagttcctcttcactttctgccatcaagagtggtatcatctgcatatctgaggttgtttatatttctcccagaaatcagGATTCCAGATTCTGATCCATTCagctgggcatttcacatgatatactctgtatagaagttaaataagagagtgacaatatatagccttgccatactcctttcccagtttggaaccagtcccttgttgCATGtctgttctaattgttgcttcttgacctgcatacaggcttctcaggagacaggtaaggtggtctagtagttccatctcttttataattttccagtttgttatgatccacacagtgaagggctttagcatagtcaaagacTGAGTCAATGAGATATGGCCACTACCTCAGGAAATGTACAGTTTTCTAGGGCAGGGGTTGGAAAACTGTTTCTGTATTAGGCCAGATAGAAAATTTTCAAGGTTTTCTGGGGTTTCTGTATTAAGCAAGATAGAAAATTTTCAAGGTTTTCTGGGGTTTCTGTATTAAGCCAGATAGAAAATTTTCAAGGTTTTCTGGGTCATGCATTCTACATTACAGCTAATTCAGCTCTCCCATAATAGCACTAAATAGCCATAGATAAtgtataaataaagaataaatgttgCTGGTACCAATAAATCTAAATATagggacactgaaatttgaattttatataatttttacatcataaaatcttttttttaaccatttaaaaatataaaaaaattcttttcccatggaCCATACAAAAACAGTGGCAGGCCAAGTTTGACCTATGGGCAATAGTTTGCCACAATATTATAAGGGAAATGGAACAAAATTGCAAAATTGCAACATGAGGTATATGCATAAAGAGCActgatataaaaaggaaaaagggattCTTTCAGCATGTAGACTGAGGTCATGATGgtgaagagaaaatgaagtagTTCTCACCTCAGTTTGCATTTCAGAAAGCATCCCATTTCTCATCATCATTTAGGTTCATTTGCCCAAGATCTAAGGACTCCAAACTAATGGGTGAATGCAGGACACAAATCACATATTAGCACCATTCTTAGATATCTGCTGAATATGAATTGAATGATTTATATTACTTCTTAGCCCTAGAAACATTTAACCACAGTGATAGGACTTCTGGGGACACAAGCTTCTACTTTCACTCTGTACTATCTGTTATTGTGATATCTGGGACCATCAAGCTCTCCCCTATTCTTCCCACTAAAATTCAGGCTTTTGAGGCCTAATCCTACTGTGTAAAATATAGACCCTATAAAATATACACGACCAAGTGGTGTCTTGCCAGAGTGATGCAGTTTGGTTGTCCTTCTAGCATCAAATTTGggttaagctgctgctgctgctgctgctgcatcgcttcagtcgtgtctgactctgtgtgaccccatggacggcagcccaccaggctcccccatccctgggattctccaggcaagaatactggagtgggttgccatttccttcagcgAAGTCTGATCCTCGGTACCAtgagattttttcccctttcatggAAATTATCGCTGTATGCATGCTATTGCCTGACTTCTCTGAGTCTTCCACATAGTCCTCATCAAAGTATAGCAGGACAACAAAACAAGTGTGATCCTGGACAAGTTATAAATCTCTCCAAGAATCAGCTCTCTTTTTCATAAGTTGCAAAGAATAATAAGCTCCTTGTGAGAAGTTTGAGAGgattcaatgaaatattatatGTAAAGTGCTTATATAGATTTGATGGGCATATAATTGGAACATCTGTTTTCACAAAACTGACAATATTAGCTAAAGCTGGACACACACATAATCTGTGATatagcaattccactactgggaaACAGAAATGAGGACATTTGTGGGACAAAAGATGAGTGTGTTTGTATGTGAATGTTCATAGGAGTGTTCTTATTAACAGcagcaaagcagaaacaaactaaatgtctaTCAATGGGATGGATATCAGATTTGAGATGCTTTCAGTGGGTAGTAACTTTTTGAAGTATTTTCAGAATAAAGGCAGACTTCTAGATACAAAAATGCATAATTTGACAATGCCCAGTGAAAAGGAACCACCCCCCCAATAGTAAGGCAAAATGGGGAAAGGTCCCATGAAATAGCTGCATCAGTTCTGAAGATAGTATATGATTATAGCCCATGTATAATTTAGAACCTTGTTACAGGAGATATTGCTCAAAGATATCTGAGCAATCCATGAATAATGGGACACTTTGGTTCAAATAGTCTCAATCATGATTACATGGACAGAAAGTCATGGTCAAATTTTAACTTCCTTAAAGTGAAACTTCACCAAAGACAGGAGAATGTCTCCAGGGAAACCAGGGCTTCAGATTCTCCTCTCTCTTCTggcttattaaaaaattattctcacTTGTAAATTCTTTAAAACAGGTAAGAATTTAAGGTGAGAGAATTACCTATAGAGAAAGagcaaaaacaacagaaacctaaCAAGCACAGGATAATTGGCCTGCAGAGATTTTGTCTCTGAGGGAAAAGAAGATCCCACATCTTGCCCAGCCCAACTCTTCCTGGGGCAATGCTGGCCTCTTGTCCTGGAGGTAGGGCAGTCGTGATCAGAGGCTCTCCATTGGGTTCTTGGGATTATGGTCAAGAAGCAATGATTTCCTTAACACACAGCTTCTTTCTAGGCTCATGTGACAGTTGGATTGAGTTTGGTTAGTATAGAGATAAAGGTCACATTTGAACAATTTGttataagaaaatacatttgaatagCCAAACTGGCGAGAAATTTCTCTTGAATACCTCTGAGAAATGAAGTACCTAGCATAGGGCTTTCACTGCATCCATGGAGTCATTGAACATAAGTCACTATAGGCTGTTTTCCCTGTGTCACATTGCACCCCCAGCACCTGTACACTGCTGGAAATGTGGACCAGAGGACAGGTTTGTGTTAACCAGCCCATTCTTAAACAATGATGGTCAGAAGGTGGTGACTTCAGCTGGATAACTGGCTTTAAACTTTCTGTTGCTCCAAGCAGTGTAGGTATGCATTAGGAAGTAGGAATCAGGTGGGGATAGCAACTTAGCCAGTTAACATTTGGGAGAAATCTCAAGCTTTCCTGCCAGCTTCTTTtttgaaaagaacatttctttagGGAGATTGAATCACAGTTCTAGGAAGGAAAGGTGGTTCAGGAATGctgtttgttttattgttattgtcaCTTATAACACTGCCAAaaataacacttttatttttgaaagtctgtttttaacttttatttatgtatcatattttcaaaagttttaatCATTTTACTTGTTTTGCTGTTGAATCtttatttttgattaaaaaattattctttttactaCTGATGTCATATCTAATTCTATCACTCTTCCTACTTCCCTCACTCCAATGAATTGGGACAGCTTTGAATGTATGCTGTGTTTAGACGGATGAAGAAGCTACAGCTAGACTCCCAAATTCACGGGTTCCACATCTGTGGATTCACTAACCATggattgaaaatattaaaaataattctagaaagttatcaaaagcaaaacttgaatttgctgcatactggcaactatttacatcaCATTTACTTTGTATTagatattataagtaatctagagatgatttaaagtgtaCAGGAGCATGTGTGTGGGTTATATGCAATAACAGACCACTTTATATAAGGGAGCTGAACATTCATGGATTTTGGTGTTCACTggagtcctggaaccaatcccatGGATACCGAGGGGCAAGAGTAGGTAATGATGGTTGAACTGGGAAATGCAGGTTCATTGACAAAGCAGTTCATTCACCCCAGGGCATGGCACTTTAAAAACATGAAGATGATACAGAAACATGACATGCTAACAATGAGTGTTTCTATTTGTATCAATAACTTGCTGAGCCTTTAAGGGGAATTACTGACCCAAGAACAGGGATTACTATATTTTCTTTGTCAAGCCCTTaactattatttgtttttaagaggTGAAAGCCTCAAAACCACAAGAGATTATCATCAGATTTTTCAACAAAGTCTCCTTATTTGGTTCCTGAGAATACCTTAATCATCAGCTACCTCctggattgttttgtttttcttttagccCTCTCCCAGAGAACTTGTGTTACATGAATTGTTTTGTGTGTTATAGCAGGATTAAAGACTACCTCATATACCTTTCTAGAAATATCATCTATTAAAATGTTATATGTACATGGTCACATTCCACTGACAGGTCTCAGATTTTCCCCTTTGAAGTCATTACCTCTCTCTGGTACCTGAGGTCTTCACCAGTGATAATTTCATATTCCAACTTTTCCCTTTTTACTGGGGATTAAAAGGTAGGTTTCCTCTTTCTTTGATAGAAATATTACAAAGTGACTTGCTAATTGGAAGCTCTAGAGTAAAttctaaagaattaaaaaacattttgtactTTTATTGCCTCCTCTTATAACTTACATAAATTATCTCTTGAAGTGGGAATGGTTTATTGAGCTTAATTCATTCATAGATAATAGATTATCAACGGCAAATTTCCATAGACCCTTCTCTGCTGGATGGCACCTTTGGCTTCTTATTTATCTGCGGTTATCTGCCCTGACTGTTATGAATACCCTCAAAACAAAGTATGATTTTCATCGTATATTCAATGACCCTCTCTGATCACAGGCAGCAAGCAGGTAACATTTTCTTGGGATAGCTGTGCTTACACTTCACTCTCTGTACCCAAAGGAGAGAATAATTTGAGGGGCAGAGCATGTGGAAAATTTAGAGTGGGCCTTGTTCGGTCTGTGAGGTTCCTGGAAATCACTTGTATTTTGAATAAGGCCCAAGTAAGATTACTAAGCGTTCCAGAGATAATACTCAAGCTCTTGCGCTTTCTGAAGTACTAATACATCAGCAGGATTAGAAAGTTTGAGGATGGTATTGAGCAGAGTAGGCTATTACTTTCTGGCATGTTAGGCACAATAGAGGGAGCATAGCATTAGGATGAGAAAAGACAGAATTTTCTAAGGCACAGGGGACAGTCCCGTATTTCAGATGGAGATAAAGGTAAAGAGGGTTAAAAGAAAGAGGTAATCATCAGCCATTTCACTGAGTTAACTTCAATTTTTCCATTACATTTTGTAGTCTCCAAACCACAACAATCCctatccagaatatatagaaaTAGAATTGGAACGAATGTGCAACCAGTTTCCCCTTATCGTTTAGTTAATAGGCTAGCACGTGTGCAACTATCTGAGCTTTTATCACTAAGGAAGATGGTTAATGCATCTTTGTTTCTTGAcagtcatcctctgttgttgacCCCATGCACTGCGGTTCTTTCAAGGGAGGAGAAATACAATATAGACGATTCTTCCCCCTTAGTCTCTCAACCAGATAAAAGACAAATAGGTGAAGGTTTCTCAAAACTGAGTCTGATTACTCAGGTCTTCGTTTTTCATCTCACTGAATTGGAGATGTAATTTTTGACAATTTTTAGCTCctaaaaactattttatatttgCTACCTTCTAACTTACAACCCaaaatttgtgattttaaaagggTGGAAATTTAATATCTCATTTTCACAAagaatctagaaataaaaaagtgatgaaaaccattcaatatggaTTTTGAAATCTTAAGAAGGGAAAAACTGGTATTtaacaaagaagtaaataaacTCCATAGTTAGGAGttggctttaaagaaaaaaaatcacattttacagttaacatttttaattcaattaagcattttaatgaaaatcttCCCACTTAAGGAATGAGAAGAGTTTTCTATTCTTGGATCTGAGCCATATCGGGCATTCTACGGTGGTCCCAAACCCAGAAGGAGACACATGATCTGAAAACGCACACCACTCAATACTGGATGGCTGTTTTGTCTAAATGACCTCATAACATCCTCTGGCACCTTAAATATCTAGTCTTTTTCGAGTTATAGCTTGGGTTTGGTCTTCAGAGGCCCATGGGCAGGGAAAACCAGACGTGGATGAGTGAGTTCATTCTTCTGGGGCTGTCCAGCCTCTGGGAGACGCAGGTCTCCCTCTTTGTCCTTTTCCTGGCCATGTATCTGGTGACTGTGCTGGGGAACTTCCTGATAATACTCCTTATCAGACTGGACAGCCGGCTAAACacacccatgtacttcttcctcagtGTCCTGTCGTTTGTGGACGTCTGTTATACCAACAGCACGGTCCCCCAGATGCTCGTTCACTTCCTGTCAGCCCGGAAGTCCATTCCGTTCTACAGCTGTGTGCTCCAGCTGCTTATCTCCTTGGCAATGGGCAGCACAGAGTTCTTCCTGCTGGGggccatggcctatgaccgctatgtggcaGTGTGCCGCCCCCTGCACTACACGGTCATCATGCACGGAGAGCTGTGCCTGGGGCTGGCTGCAGGCTGCTTGGTGGCTGGTTTCATGAATTCGCTGATGCAGACGATCATCACCTTTCGGCTACCTTTTTGCCGTAAGGTTGTTAATCACTTTGCCTGTGAGATGTTGGCTATGCTGAGGCTGACCTGTGGGGACAGCTCCTTCAACAAGGTCATGGTGGCCGTCTCAGGATTTCTGGTCATCATACTTccctgttttcttgttttattctcCTACGGTCAGATAGTTGCTACCGTTCTGTGTATTCGCTCTGCCCAGGGACACCGCAAAGCATTTGGGACGTGCGCCTCTCACCTCACTGTGGTTGCCATGTGCTTTggcacagccttcttcacataCTTGAGACCCACAGCTGGCTCCTCTGCAGAACAGGAGAAGAGGGTTGCTCTATTCTATGCTGTGGTGACCCCAATGCTGAATCCCTTAATCTATAGCTTGAGAAACAAGGAAGTGATAAGCGCTGTTAGAAGAGTGTTGAGGAAATTTAGTGAAAAAAGATAACAGTTCAAAGAATTGctcctagaacaaataatttcaagatttgtatggaaatacaaaaaacctcgaatagccaaagcagtcttgagaaagaagaatggaactggaggaatcaacttgcctgacttcaggctctactacaaaaccacagtcatcaaaacagtatggtactggcacaaagatagaaatatagatcaatggaacaaaatagaaagcccagagataaatccacacacatatggacaccttatctttgacaaaggaggcaagaatatacaatggagtaaagacaatctctttaacaagtggtgctgggaaaactagtcaaccacttgtaaaagaatgaaactagatcactttctaacaccgcacacaaatataaactcaaaatggattaaagatctaaatgtaagaccagaaactataaaactcctagaggagaacataggcaaaacactctccaacataattcacagcaggatcctctatgatccacctcccagaatactggaaataaaagcaaaaataaacaaatgggatctaattaaaattaaaagcttctgcacaacaaaggaaaatataagcaaggtgaaaagacagccttcagaatgggagaaaataatagcaaatgaagcaactgacaactaatctcaaaaatatacaagcaacttatgcaactcaattccagaaaaataaatgacccaatcaaaaaatgggccaaagaactaaatagacatttctccaaagaagacatacggatggctaacaaacacatgaaaagatgctcaacatcactcattattagagaaatgcaaatcaaaaccacaatgaggtaccacttcacaccagtcagaatgtctgtgatccaaaaatctgcaagcaataaatgctggagagggtgtggagaaaagggaaccctcctacactgttggtgggaatgcaaactagtacagccactatggagaacagtgtggagattccttaaaaaattgcaaatagaactgccttatgacccagcaatcccactgctgggcatacacactgaggaaaccagaattgaaagagacacatgtaccccaatgttcattgcagcactgtttatgatagccaggacatggaaacaacctagatgtccatcagcagatgaatggataagaaagctgtggtacatatacacaatggagtattactcagccgttaaaaagaatacaattgaatcagttctgatgagatggatggaactggagccgattatacagagtgaagtaagccagaaagaaaaacaccaatacagcatactaacacatatatatggaatttagaaagatggcaatgatgaccctgtatgcaagacagcaaaaaagacacagatgtgtatagtggacttttggactcagagggagagggagagggtgggatgatttgggagaatggcattgaaacatgtatactatcatgtaagaatcgaattgtcagtctatgtctgatgcaggatacagcatgcttggggctggtgcacggggatgacccagagagatgttatggggagggaggtgggaggggggttcatgtttgggaatgcatgtacacccatggtggattcatgtcaatgtatggcaaaaccaatacagtattgtaaagtaaaataaagtaaaaataaaaattaaaaaacaaaaacaaaacaaaaaaatccccaaatgacctaaaaataaattttcagttgaagaaattaaaaaaaaaaaaaaagaatttctcctTCCCTCCAACAGCccataaaatgacattttaattaaagagaaaatgatgGATGTGCCCTTTCTCCTCAGATTTGCTGATAAGGCAGATCATGGTGAACAAGCTTTTCTAGACTGACTTTCCACATTCATCCACATTTTGACTATGTGCATCACTActgcagtaaacaatctgcctgcaacacaggggatgtaggttcaatccctgggtcaagacaatcccctggaggaggaaatggcaacccactccagtatccttgcctgggaaatcccatggacagaggagcctggcaggctctagtccatggggtcacaaaggagtcagacatgactgagcaaaacaacaacaacaacagaattttttaaagcctttaattCTTATGCTGCAGTCTTCTGGATAACCTCTCCTCCTAGACTTCATATCCCCCTTTTTACTTTCAAATTCTTTTTGCATATTCCCTCAGAAAATGCAAGGTAAATAGTAAAAAATTTCAGGTGGGAACAGCTACACTTCATGTGGCTTTGAAAACTCTCTAACCTCTAGTTTCCTCAATTATAAAAACaagtgatcaaaaaaaaaaacaaaaaaaaacaaaaaaaaacaagtgatCATAACCAGTGATATGATTATTTTGAAGATTATAAATTATCTATGTAAAATACCTAGTAGAGTGGTGGCATAGAGTAGATattcaactatttttttaaagtaggattACACAATTGTAGGGCTACATGTTATGCAAACTTCTCTCTATATACAACTACTCAAAatgagtttttttccttttgctttggctctagtAGATCACTGTTCTATGTCTGCTCCAAGTAATTACTTTACCCAGAACTatggcatttattcattcatccatccatgcatctatCTACCTAACTACCTACCTACATATCTATctcttgtgtatttttttttagctcCAGGCCAGACAAGACCTTTCTTGTGATCTCCAAACACATGTATCAATGTTTGATTGACTCCTTCACTTATATAAATCTCATGCTTACCATAGTTAAAATAGAGCTATTATGCTTGCTTCCTCTGTCCCAAGCTATTCCTTTCCTCTTGCCACCAAACACCTTCACTGCATTAGTAAAAGTGACCATCATACATCAGAGTAATTTCTGATTCCTTTCTTTTACATTCTGCCCAGCAATAGATTTCATTTGCTTGCCAACAAAATGTGTGATTAACTGGTCTCTCTGTTTCCACCTCTCCTTTTTACATTCTATTCTGCACACaacaactttaatttttaaaattattgttttcttttttactttatgttgTAAGCGAAAATAGAGGCAGAACACAATACTGAATGTATAACTTAGTGAATTATTATAAGACCAACCGTCTTGTAACCACCACTCAAgttaaaacaaacaggaaaagatGTGCTAGCTGCTGCAACAGCCCCTCCATGTATCCTAATGACAACTCCTTTTTCCCAAAAGTAACTATTTTCTTGACCTTTGTAGTAATTACTGTATTGTATTTACTTATGGCTTTATTCCTCAAGCAAACATCCCTAGTCACTGTAGTTGAATTTTGCCCAGTTTTCTCAATTTGATATGCTTAGAAATCTCTTTAATCTACAGGGCCCCTCTAACTCTGTCTTTTCCCTACAGTTTATTTGAGTGACCTGGGCCATTTGACCTGTAGAAAGCTTTTTTATCTTAGAAAACAAATCAGGTCACATCTTTTTCCtgcttagaataaaatccaaactccatATGTGCAGGGCCTGATACGGCCTTATGTGTGCCTGCTTCTTCATCTGCATCCTGATTCCCTCCTCCGCTCTCTGATTGTTCTCAGGGCACACCGTTTGTCTATCAGGGTTGGAAGAAAAGGACTGTctctataaaaggaaaatttattttttttacaagtcatacgaattcatgaaaaaaatcattgtaGACCTGTTAGATTTTTCTATGTGAAATCTGAGACTTACCCAATGTATTAATAATTTACTAATAAGCATTCATAAGTTTAGTAATAAACACTACCTTTCACTGGAAATTCTCAATTAGTATCACGAATTACTGGGCTCAAATTTCTGAGTAAAATCTCAAGAGTAAAGATATTTTGATCTCCCactttttaagaagagaaaattcaAGTGTTCACCTTAGA
It includes:
- the LOC128046679 gene encoding olfactory receptor 2F1-like, whose protein sequence is MGRENQTWMSEFILLGLSSLWETQVSLFVLFLAMYLVTVLGNFLIILLIRLDSRLNTPMYFFLSVLSFVDVCYTNSTVPQMLVHFLSARKSIPFYSCVLQLLISLAMGSTEFFLLGAMAYDRYVAVCRPLHYTVIMHGELCLGLAAGCLVAGFMNSLMQTIITFRLPFCRKVVNHFACEMLAMLRLTCGDSSFNKVMVAVSGFLVIILPCFLVLFSYGQIVATVLCIRSAQGHRKAFGTCASHLTVVAMCFGTAFFTYLRPTAGSSAEQEKRVALFYAVVTPMLNPLIYSLRNKEVISAVRRVLRKFSEKR